A single Oryza brachyantha chromosome 8, ObraRS2, whole genome shotgun sequence DNA region contains:
- the LOC102701473 gene encoding protein tesmin/TSO1-like CXC 7, protein MDKQLQLPAGSVKIDFASVLYAGKAEIAATAAALSHALGPPPRTLPCHQHPVIKANSSHSLWPPVLCSSAFAGKRPMPLPSPPPAKKLQVQRSSPMAMLPRAVPKIEVSTAEKPAKLQVWRGPRSVSPVLKQGSLKAEMPAPLPMPATSTDVMLNSQKPWSEILPESKDLTLTRNCSCKYSKCLKLYCECFAKGRYCIGCNCTNCCNNVSHENARQDAINVVLERNPAAYMPKIWNSAVHHCEEKTAEGLLVGSHTKGCNCKKSECLKKYCECFKSSVFCSENCKCMDCKSYKTTEDRKAIHPITQQHAVYVHHVQNPASSGMIGQSVVLSNATENGSSFSLVAPGIQSTTNQASHALSCSPTSVPKDETKSRIKYVPHEVTYRPSLTDNIQIEDVNALCNVLVLVSRQAGSALLDSGIKENTKQKKLCQAEDCLSSTNHDREAIQKEPDKHLFSVEKSLNEVLIHESTLVLPRVGPFDIKEGSKRPLSPETQALMCDERDAVFQESKAADATTSTTEENLLDIFKEQEKRVLTNFRDYLCKLVNCGRLQEQKPSLVSANQEQTSAGNSKDNSSIKGLRRRSGSDTIP, encoded by the exons ATGGACAAGCAGTTACAGCTTCCTGCAGGGTCAGTGAAGATAGATTTCGCCTCCGTCTTGTATGCCGGCAAGGCAGAGATTGCTGCCACCGCGGCAGCGCTCTCCCACGCGCTTGGGCCACCACCCCGAACACTTCCATGCCATCAGCACCCAGTGATAAAGGCAAATTCATCACACTCACTGTGGCCGCCGGTGCTATGCTCTTCAGCATTTGCTGGGAAGCGACCTATGCCATTGCCTAGCCCACCTCCAGCTAAGAAGCTGCAGGTGCAGCGGTCTTCACCAATGGCAATGCTGCCACGAGCTGTTCCAAAGATAGAGGTGTCGACCGCTGAAAAGCCCGCAAAGTTGCAGGTGTGGCGAGGACCACGATCTGTATCCCCAGTGTTGAAGCAAGGTTCGCTGAAGGCGGAGATGCCGGCTCCGTTGCCAATGCCCGCAACTTCTACAGACGT GATGCTAAATTCTCAAAAGCCATGGAGCGAAATATTGCCTGAGTCTAAAGATTTGACACTGACAAGGAACTGCAGCTGCAAGTATTCGAAATGCCTGAAGCT GTATTGTGAGTGCTTTGCAAAAGGCAGGTACTGCATTGGTTGCAACTGCACAAACTGTTGTAACAATGTTAGTCATGAGAATGCAAGACAGGATGCTATCAATGTTGTATTGGAGCGGAATCCTGCGGCCTATATGCCAAAAATATGGAATAGCGCAGTCCACCACTGTGAG GAAAAAACAGCAGAGGGCCTCCTTGTGGGTAGTCATACAAAGGGGTGTAATTGCAAGAAATCAGAATGTCTAAAGAAATACTGTGAGTGCTTTAAATCTAGTGTTTTCTGTTCAGAGAACTGCAAATGTATGGATTGCAAGAGTTACAAGACTACTGAAGATAGGAAAGCAATTCACCCTATTACCCAGCAGCACGCTGTTTATGTGCATCATGTGCAGAATCCTGCTTCAAGTGGGATGATTGGACAATCTGTGGTGCTTTCCAATGCAACTGAAAATGGCTCCAGTTTTTCATTGGTTGCACCTGGCATTCAATCTACCACAAACCAGGCTTCACAT GCTCTTTCTTGTTCACCCACTTCTGTTCCTAAAGACGAAACTAAAAGTCGCATAAAATATGTACCACATGAGGTTACTTACAG GCCAAGTTTAACTGACAATATCCAGATAGAAGATGTAAATGCGCTCTGTAATGTTTTGGTTCTAGTATCAAGACAAGCTGGTTCTGCACTTTTAG ATTCAGGAATCAAGGAAAACACCAAGCAGAAAAAGTTGTGTCAAGCAGAGGATTGCCTTTCTTCCACAAACCATGATAGAGAAGCAATCCAGAAAGAACCAGATAAACATCTATTCTCAGTAGAGAAGAGCTTAAATGAAGTTCTTATTCATGAAAGTACGCTGGTATTGCCAAGAGTCGGCCCTTTTGACATAAAGGAGGGTAGCAAGAGGCCTCTGTCTCCTGAAACCCAGGCTTTGATGTGTGATGAGCGAGATGCAGTTTTCCAGGAATCAAAAGCTGCAGATGCAACCACCTCAACCACAGAAGAAAACTTGTTAGACATTTTCAAAGAGCAAGAGAAGCGTGTACTAACAAATTTCCGTGACTACCTTTGTAAACTTGTGAACTGTGGAAGATTGCAAG AACAGAAGCCCTCTTTGGTGTCAGCAAATCAAGAGCAAACTTCTGCTGGCAACAGTAAGGACAACTCATCCATAAAAGGGTTGCGGAGGAGGTCAGGATCAGACACAATTCCTTGA
- the LOC102713483 gene encoding nucleobase-ascorbate transporter 2-like, protein MADMKQEEISHPPMDQLQGLEYCIDSNPSWGEAIALGFQHYILCLGTAVMIPTLLVPLMGGNAHDKAKVVQTMLFVTGINTLLQTLFGTRLPTIIGGSYAFVIPVISIIKDPSLTQITDDHTRFIMTMRAIQGALIISSCIQIIVGYSQLWGICSRFFSPLGMVPVVALVGLGLFERGFPVIGRCVEIGLPMIVLFVALSQYLKHVQVRHFPILERFSVLISIALVWVYAHILTASGTYKHTSLLTQINCRTDRANLITSADWIDIPYPLQWGPPTFSADHAFGMMAAVVVSLIESTGAFKAAARLASATPPPPYVLSRGIGWQGIGLLFDGLFGTGTGSTVSVENIGLLGSTRIGSRRVIQISAGFMIFFSILGRFGALFASIPFTMFAAIYCVMFGYVGAVGLSFMQFTNMNSMRNLFIIGVSLFLGVSIPEYFFRYTMSALHGPAHTRAGWFNDYINTIFSSPPTVGLIIAVVLDNTLEVRNTARDRGMPWWARFRTFRGDSRNEEFYTLPFNLNRFFPPS, encoded by the exons ATGGCTGACATGAAGCAAGAGGAGATCAGCCATCCACCAATGGATCAGTTGCAGGGGCTGGAGTATTGCATAGACTCCAACCCATCCTGGG GGGAGGCAATTGCCCTGGGGTTTCAGCATTACATCCTTTGCCTGGGGACGGCTGTGATGATCCCCACCTTGCTGGTTCCTCTCATGGGTGGAAATGCT CATGACAAGGCAAAGGTGGTGCAAACAATGCTGTTTGTGACTGGGATTAACACACTGCTCCAAACTCTGTTTGGAACTCGGCTTCCCACCATCATAGGAGGCTCCTATGCATTTGTGATCCCAGTTATATCAATAATTAAAGACCCCTCACTGACTCAAATTACTGATGACCATACA AGGTTCATCATGACCATGAGAGCCATACAGGGGGCTTTAATAATATCCTCCTGCATCCAAATAATTGTTGGCTACAGCCAGTTGTGGGGGATATGCTCCAG GTTCTTCAGTCCACTTGGGATGGTTCCGGTTGTTGCGCTGGTTGGGCTTGGCCTTTTTGAGAGAGGATTCCCAGTG ATTGGGAGGTGTGTGGAGATTGGGCTTCCAATGATTGTCCTGTTCGTTGCCCTTTCCCAATATCTGAAGCATGTACAAGTTCGCCATTTTCCGATACTGGAGAGGTTCTCAGTGCTCATTTCCATTGCACTTGTCTGGGTGTATGCGCACATCCTCACAGCAAGTGGGACATACAAACATACCTCTCTGCTCACCCAGATCAACTGCCGCACAGACCGTGCTAATCTCATCACCTCAGCAGACTG gaTTGACATACCATACCCATTGCAATGGGGTCCTCCAACATTCAGCGCGGATCACGCGTTCGGTATGATGGCTGCAGTTGTGGTGTCCCTGATAGAG TCAACTGGAGCGTTTAAGGCCGCTGCCCGGTTGGCAAGTGCAACACCCCCACCACCATATGTCCTCAGCAGAGGCATTGGATGGCAG GGAATTGGACTGCTGTTTGATGGGCTATTTGGTACCGGAACTGGCTCCACGGTCTCTGT TGAGAACATTGGTCTTCTTGGATCAACCAGAATTGGCAGCAGAAGGGTTATACAGATCTCCGCTGGTTTCATGATCTTCTTCTCCATTCTAG GGAGATTTGGAGCTCTGTTTGCTTCAATTCCATTCACAATGTTTGCCGCCATATACTGTGTCATGTTCGGATATGTCG GTGCAGTGGGGCTCTCCTTCATGCAGTTCACCAACATGAACTCAATGCGCAACCTTTTCATCATCGGCGTCTCGCTCTTCCTCGGCGTCTCGATCCCGGAGTACTTCTTCCGCTACACCATGAGTGCTCTGCACGGCCCTGCACACACTAGAGCAGGATGG TTCAATGACTACATCAACACCATCTTCTCCTCGCCACCGACCGTTGGGCTCATCATCGCGGTGGTCCTTGACAACACGCTGGAGGTGAGGAACACGGCGAGGGACCGTGGGATGCCATGGTGGGCGAGGTTCAGGACGTTCCGCGGGGACAGCCGGAACGAGGAGTTCTACACCCTGCCCTTCAACCTCAACCGCTTCTTCCCGCCATCCTAG